One window of the Pempheris klunzingeri isolate RE-2024b chromosome 10, fPemKlu1.hap1, whole genome shotgun sequence genome contains the following:
- the nepro gene encoding nucleolus and neural progenitor protein isoform X2, translating to MAGELWNRVNIPFPSALSCIRVHFSSRTDANIKTLLVENEKVLKLIRNEILQTEVRVLYELLYILNNSNRGIKTFKGLKQVEQCINRLKNMKLDVALLELAELCPNRIQRGLSIKSGECDVPSQPMLEWLCLKVLGAAQLMSCTLNRCSRAFILSKQQMKWEEFIILNMVISSMLSRFWVIFRGILVSLSTLYQQLLELLREVADAQPMPFLTDFSLPADIAQFLGPSGAFLLTKQPAHIPHAKGHEEKQQQQRKKKKPSVKVKKQGGMVKEDLGVAVVRGIDLNPDMKHFLKVFSDFTEETHEADGKQKFKKQVREATTFTEMATHIEEMIQWCKQQRMEKEKRLLTFLRLKCQRMKCLEAAGYNTQRKLRIFRQEACWASSPQGSVPRTCRSSAALRRNARRQTRFQSLRSQLKSSAVRRGVKQKRPKRLRKRTEVSPCGLSGDQRNRTTHEATSRTPDHDSNDDIDDIFASMGL from the exons ATGGCAGGAGAACTGTGGAACAGGGTAAACATCCCCTTTCCCAGCGCCCTGTCTTGTATCCGTGTACATTTCAGCTCCAGGACAG ATGCAAATATTAAAACCCTGTTGGTGGAAAACGAGAAGGTGCTTAAACTGATCCGGAATGAGATTCTGCAAACGGAGGTGCGAGTCCTGTACGAGCTGCTGTACATCCTAAACAACAGCAACCGAGGCATAAAGACGTTCAAAGGCCTTAAGCAG GTTGAACAGTGCATAAACAGGCTGAAGAACATGAAGCTGGATGTAGCTCTCCTGGAGCTGGCAGAGCTGTGTCCCAACAGAATCCAAAG agGTCTGAGCATCAAGTCTGGTGAGTGTGATGTTCCCAGTCAGCCCATGCTGGAGTGGCTCTGCCTCAAAGTGCTGGGAGCCGCCCAGCTGATGAGCTGCACACTCAATCGCTGCAGCAGAGCCTTCAT ACTCTCAAAGCAGCAGATGAAATGGGAGGAGTTTATTATCTTGAATATGGTGATAAGCAGCATGCTCAGTCGTTTCTG ggttattttccGAGGCATCCTGGTCAGCCTGTCCACTCTGTATCAGCAGCTCCTGGAGCTGCTCAGAGAAGTAGCTGACGCCCAGCCCATGCCCTTCCTCACAGACTTTTCCCTGCCAGCAGATATTGCTCAATTTCTGGGCCCTTCTGGTGCATTTTTACTCACCAAACAGCCAGCACACATTCCCCATGCAAAAGGCCAcgaggagaagcagcagcagcagaggaagaagaaaaaacctTCTGTTAAAGTCAAAAAACAGGGAGGGATGGTTAAAGAAGACCTGGGTGTTGCTGTTGTAAGAG GGATAGATCTTAACCCTGACATGAAGCATTTCCTCAAGGTTTTCAGTGACTTTACAGAG GAAACCCATGAGGCTGACGGGAAACAAAAGTTCAAGAAACAAGTGAGAGAGGCTACTACTTTCACAGAGATGGCGACTCATATAGAAGAAATGATCCAATGGTGCAAACAGCAGaggatggaaaaggaaaaacgCCTCTTAACCTTCCTGCGTTTAAAGTGCCAAAGGATGAAATGCCTCGAGGCAGCAGGTTACAA TACCCAGAGGAAGTTGCGGATCTTCAGACAGGAAGCTTGCTGGGCTTCATCTCCTCAAGGGTCGGTGCCAAGAACCTGTCGGTCCTCTGCTGCGCTGAGGAGAAATGCTCGGCGGCAAACTCGTTTTCAGTCCCTCAGGAGTCAGTTGAAGTCTTCAGCAGTAAGACGCGGTGTCAAACAGAAACGACCGAAGAGACTAAGGAAGAGGACTGAGGTTTCTCCGTGTGGACTGTCAGGGGACCAAAGAAACAGGACGACGCATGAGGCGACGTCCCGGACCCCCGACCATGACAGCAATGATGACATAGATGATATCTTTGCCTCTATGGGTTTGTAA
- the nepro gene encoding nucleolus and neural progenitor protein isoform X1 has translation MAGELWNRVNIPFPSALSCIRVHFSSRTDANIKTLLVENEKVLKLIRNEILQTEVRVLYELLYILNNSNRGIKTFKGLKQVEQCINRLKNMKLDVALLELAELCPNRIQRGLSIKSGECDVPSQPMLEWLCLKVLGAAQLMSCTLNRCSRAFILSKQQMKWEEFIILNMVISSMLSRFWVIFRGILVSLSTLYQQLLELLREVADAQPMPFLTDFSLPADIAQFLGPSGAFLLTKQPAHIPHAKGHEEKQQQQRKKKKPSVKVKKQGGMVKEDLGVAVVRGIDLNPDMKHFLKVFSDFTEENFLLQETHEADGKQKFKKQVREATTFTEMATHIEEMIQWCKQQRMEKEKRLLTFLRLKCQRMKCLEAAGYNTQRKLRIFRQEACWASSPQGSVPRTCRSSAALRRNARRQTRFQSLRSQLKSSAVRRGVKQKRPKRLRKRTEVSPCGLSGDQRNRTTHEATSRTPDHDSNDDIDDIFASMGL, from the exons ATGGCAGGAGAACTGTGGAACAGGGTAAACATCCCCTTTCCCAGCGCCCTGTCTTGTATCCGTGTACATTTCAGCTCCAGGACAG ATGCAAATATTAAAACCCTGTTGGTGGAAAACGAGAAGGTGCTTAAACTGATCCGGAATGAGATTCTGCAAACGGAGGTGCGAGTCCTGTACGAGCTGCTGTACATCCTAAACAACAGCAACCGAGGCATAAAGACGTTCAAAGGCCTTAAGCAG GTTGAACAGTGCATAAACAGGCTGAAGAACATGAAGCTGGATGTAGCTCTCCTGGAGCTGGCAGAGCTGTGTCCCAACAGAATCCAAAG agGTCTGAGCATCAAGTCTGGTGAGTGTGATGTTCCCAGTCAGCCCATGCTGGAGTGGCTCTGCCTCAAAGTGCTGGGAGCCGCCCAGCTGATGAGCTGCACACTCAATCGCTGCAGCAGAGCCTTCAT ACTCTCAAAGCAGCAGATGAAATGGGAGGAGTTTATTATCTTGAATATGGTGATAAGCAGCATGCTCAGTCGTTTCTG ggttattttccGAGGCATCCTGGTCAGCCTGTCCACTCTGTATCAGCAGCTCCTGGAGCTGCTCAGAGAAGTAGCTGACGCCCAGCCCATGCCCTTCCTCACAGACTTTTCCCTGCCAGCAGATATTGCTCAATTTCTGGGCCCTTCTGGTGCATTTTTACTCACCAAACAGCCAGCACACATTCCCCATGCAAAAGGCCAcgaggagaagcagcagcagcagaggaagaagaaaaaacctTCTGTTAAAGTCAAAAAACAGGGAGGGATGGTTAAAGAAGACCTGGGTGTTGCTGTTGTAAGAG GGATAGATCTTAACCCTGACATGAAGCATTTCCTCAAGGTTTTCAGTGACTTTACAGAG GAAAATTTCCTCCTACAGGAAACCCATGAGGCTGACGGGAAACAAAAGTTCAAGAAACAAGTGAGAGAGGCTACTACTTTCACAGAGATGGCGACTCATATAGAAGAAATGATCCAATGGTGCAAACAGCAGaggatggaaaaggaaaaacgCCTCTTAACCTTCCTGCGTTTAAAGTGCCAAAGGATGAAATGCCTCGAGGCAGCAGGTTACAA TACCCAGAGGAAGTTGCGGATCTTCAGACAGGAAGCTTGCTGGGCTTCATCTCCTCAAGGGTCGGTGCCAAGAACCTGTCGGTCCTCTGCTGCGCTGAGGAGAAATGCTCGGCGGCAAACTCGTTTTCAGTCCCTCAGGAGTCAGTTGAAGTCTTCAGCAGTAAGACGCGGTGTCAAACAGAAACGACCGAAGAGACTAAGGAAGAGGACTGAGGTTTCTCCGTGTGGACTGTCAGGGGACCAAAGAAACAGGACGACGCATGAGGCGACGTCCCGGACCCCCGACCATGACAGCAATGATGACATAGATGATATCTTTGCCTCTATGGGTTTGTAA
- the tex30 gene encoding testis-expressed protein 30 isoform X1, which produces MFTLCMADFQDTVKVPFGAKCLDAAVCVPASVTDVHTAVILTHGAGGDMKLRALVSLARVLASAGFLCLRFTCKALNLGYRVRAYRAVWDYLKSLQKFNLKHIYVGGRSMGCRAAAALARQLGDESEDAVQGVICLSFPLHPPGQTHYHRQRSEDLRGLPAHMPVLFVSGTEDNMCDRVLFDKTVKEMKAQVEVFWLKGGSHGLTVKGRSEDSVLDEVNSHVITWLSKQPA; this is translated from the exons ATGTTCACACTCTGCATGGCTGACTTTCAGGACACAGTGAAGGTGCCCTTTGGTGCGAAGTGTTtggatgctgctgtgtgtgtccctgcctCGGTGACAGACGTCCACACAGCCGTCATCCTCACACACGGAGCAGGTGGAGACATGAAGCTCAGAGCTCTGGTTTCTCTGGCTCGTGTCTTAGCTTCAGCTGGCTTCCTCTGTCTCCGCTTTACATGCAAAGCCTTAAACCTGGGCTATAGAGTGAGGGCTTACCGTGCTGTGTGG GACTACTTGAAATCGCTGCAAAAGTTTAACCTGAAGCACATATACGTTGGAG GCAGGTCAATGGGATGtcgtgctgctgcagctttggcCAGGCAGCTGGGAGATGAATCAGAGGATGCAGTGCAAGGGGTCATCTGCCTGTCTTTCCCCCTGCACCCCCCAGGACAGACACACTACCATCGGCAACGGAGTGAAGATCTCAGGGGGCTACCTGCACACATGCCTGTGCTATTTGTGTCAGGCACTGAGGACAACATGTGTGACAGG GTTCTTTTTGACAAGACcgtaaaagaaatgaaagctCAAGTTGAGGTTTTCTGGCTGAAGGGAGGCAGCCATGGACTGACAGTGAAGGGAAGGTCGGAGGATTCTGTGTTGGATGAAGTGAACTCTCATGTCATCACCTGGCTGAGTAAGCAGCCAGCGTAG
- the LOC139208178 gene encoding ras-related protein Ral-B, whose protein sequence is MATGKSKNQSSLALHKVIMVGSGGVGKSALTLQFMYDEFVEDYEPTKADSYRKKVVLDGEEVQIDILDTAGQEDYAAIRDNYFRSGEGFLLVFSITEHESFTATVEFREQILRVKAEEDKIPLLLVGNKSDLEERRQVSVDEARGKAEEWGVQYVETSAKTRANVDKVFFDLMREVRGKKVSENKDKNGKGKNKKNKKSFKERCCLL, encoded by the exons ATGGCTACCGGTAAAAGTAAAAACCAGAGCTCTCTGGCACTGCACAAGGTGATAATGGTGGGCAGCGGAGGCGTGGGGAAGTCAGCCCTGACCCTGCAGTTCATGTATGATGAG TTTGTGGAGGACTATGAGCCCACCAAGGCAGACAGCTACAGGAAGAAGGTGGTTCTGGATGGGGAGGAGGTCCAGATCGACATTCTGGACACAGCCGGACAGGAGGACTACGCTGCCATCAGGGACAACTATTTTCGCAGCGGGGAGGGCTTCCTGCTGGTCTTCTCCATTACAGAGCACGAGTCCTTCACTGCCACTGTGGAATTCAG GGAGCAGATCTTGCGGGTGAAGGCGGAGGAGGACAAGATCCCTCTCCTACTGGTGGGGAACAAGTCGGACCTTGAGGAGCGAAGGCAGGTATCTGTGGACGAAGCCCGAGGGAAGGCCGAGGAGTGGGGTGTCCAGTACGTAGAGACATCAGCCAAAACCAGAGCCAACGTGGACAAG GTATTCTTTGACCTGATGCGTGAAGTACGAGGCAAGAAAGtgtcagaaaacaaagacaaaaatggaaaaggaaagaacaagaagaacaagaagagcTTCAAAGAAAGATGCTGTTTACTTTGA
- the tex30 gene encoding testis-expressed protein 30 isoform X2 — MDTFNEDTVKVPFGAKCLDAAVCVPASVTDVHTAVILTHGAGGDMKLRALVSLARVLASAGFLCLRFTCKALNLGYRVRAYRAVWDYLKSLQKFNLKHIYVGGRSMGCRAAAALARQLGDESEDAVQGVICLSFPLHPPGQTHYHRQRSEDLRGLPAHMPVLFVSGTEDNMCDRVLFDKTVKEMKAQVEVFWLKGGSHGLTVKGRSEDSVLDEVNSHVITWLSKQPA; from the exons ATGGATACTTTTAACGAG GACACAGTGAAGGTGCCCTTTGGTGCGAAGTGTTtggatgctgctgtgtgtgtccctgcctCGGTGACAGACGTCCACACAGCCGTCATCCTCACACACGGAGCAGGTGGAGACATGAAGCTCAGAGCTCTGGTTTCTCTGGCTCGTGTCTTAGCTTCAGCTGGCTTCCTCTGTCTCCGCTTTACATGCAAAGCCTTAAACCTGGGCTATAGAGTGAGGGCTTACCGTGCTGTGTGG GACTACTTGAAATCGCTGCAAAAGTTTAACCTGAAGCACATATACGTTGGAG GCAGGTCAATGGGATGtcgtgctgctgcagctttggcCAGGCAGCTGGGAGATGAATCAGAGGATGCAGTGCAAGGGGTCATCTGCCTGTCTTTCCCCCTGCACCCCCCAGGACAGACACACTACCATCGGCAACGGAGTGAAGATCTCAGGGGGCTACCTGCACACATGCCTGTGCTATTTGTGTCAGGCACTGAGGACAACATGTGTGACAGG GTTCTTTTTGACAAGACcgtaaaagaaatgaaagctCAAGTTGAGGTTTTCTGGCTGAAGGGAGGCAGCCATGGACTGACAGTGAAGGGAAGGTCGGAGGATTCTGTGTTGGATGAAGTGAACTCTCATGTCATCACCTGGCTGAGTAAGCAGCCAGCGTAG
- the poglut2 gene encoding protein O-glucosyltransferase 2, whose translation MSLRLPSWLLLLLSVGLLRHEPPGAQAGSVPCAAKTLVWGPGLETNVVLPARFFYIQAVDSSGTNLTTSPGEKTFEVKIVSPADQFTRIWIQVLDRHDGSFLVRYRMYATYTDLHIHILLKSKHVAESPYVLKGPNYHEGCDCPQPSGSVWEADMHCPQSFPQIDRDLALYATVDPDRNSQEIPQRFGQRQSLCHYTVKDNKVYVRTFGEHVGFRIFMDAILLSLTRKVRLPDFEFFVNLGDWPLEKKKPTEKIHPIFSWCGSNNTRDIVMPTYDLTESVLETMGRVSLDMMSVQANTGLPWPEKNATAFWRGRDSRQERLELVKLSRAHPDMIDAAFTNFFFFKHDESLYGPLVKHVSFFDFFKYKYQINIDGTVAAYRLPYLLAGDSVVLKQDSGYYEHFYNELRPWEHYIPIRADLRDLLEKIQWAREHDEEVKKIALAGQQFARSRLMADSIFCYYFKLFQKYAKLQITEPNIREDMELVEQPTDDLFPCSCHRTRAKDEL comes from the exons ATGTCCCTCCGTCTGCCTtcgtggctgctgctgctcctcagtgTGGGTCTGCTCCGACACGAACCCCCGGGGGCTCAGGCAGGCTCGGTGCCCTGTGCTGCTAAAACTTTGGTCTGGGGACCTGGACTGGAGACAAACGTTGTCCTCCCGGCTCGGTTCTTCTACATCCAGGCGGTGGACAGCTCGGGGACAAA TTTAACAACATCTCCGGGTGAGAAGACCTTTGAGGTGAAGATTGTCTCTCCGGCTGATCAGTTCACCAGGATTTGGATCCAGGTCCTGGATCGTCACGATGGCTCCTTCCTGGTTCGTTACAGGATGTATGCCACGTACACGGACCTTCACATCCACATCTTGCTCAAGAGCAAGCACGTCGCCGAGTCGCCGTACGTTCTCAAAG gCCCAAACTACCATGAGGGCTGTGACTGTCCCCAGCCCAGTGGTTCTGTATGGGAGGCCGACATGCACTGTCCTCAGTCCTTCCCTCAGATTGACAGGGACCTGGCCCTCTACGCTACTGTCGACCCTGATCGCAACTCGCAGGAGATCCCGCAGCGCTTTGGCCAGAGACAAAGCCTCTGCCACTACACAGTTAAAGACAACAAG GTCTACGTTCGAACGTTTGGAGAGCATGTAGGTTTCAGGATCTTCATGGATGCCATCCTCCTGTCGCTCACCAGAAAG GTGCGGCTCCCTGATTTTGAGTTTTTTGTTAACCTGGGTGACTGGCctctggagaagaagaagccaaCAGAGAAGATTCATCCCATCTTTTCCTGGTGTGGTTCCAACAATACCAGAGATATTGTCATGCCCACCTATGACCTGACCGAGTCTGTCCTGGAGACCATGGGGAG AGTCAGTCTGGACATGATGTCAGTGCAGGCCAACACAGGGCTGCCATGGCCAGAGAAGAATGCCACAGCCTTCTGGAGGGGCCGCGACAGTCGTCAGGAACGTCTGGAGCTGGTCAAGCTTTCCAGGGCTCATCCTGACATGATAGACGCTGCCTTCAccaacttcttcttcttcaaacaCGATGAGAGCCTTTATGGACCGCTGGTCAAACATGTGTctttctttgactttttcaaG TACAAGTACCAAATCAACATCGACGGCACTGTGGCAGCGTATCGACTGCCTTACTTACTGGCAGGAGACAGTGTGGTGTTAAAGCAGGACTCTGGATACTACGAGCACTTCTACAACGAGCTCCGGCCATGGGAGCACTACATCCCAATCCGGGCAGACCTCAGAGACCTGCTGGAAAAGATCCAGTGGGCACGCGAACACGATGAAGAG GTGAAGAAAATTGCACTGGCGGGTCAGCAGTTTGCCCGCAGTCGTCTTATGGCAGACAGCATATTTTGTTACTACTTCAAACTTTTCCAG AAGTATGCCAAACTCCAGATCACAGAGCCCAACATCCGTGAAGACATGGAGCTCGTAGAGCAGCCCACTGACGACCTGTTCCCATGTTCCTGCCACAGGACGAGG gCGAAGGATGAACTTTGA